gcTTTAATAAATGTGTCACAATTAACACTAGCCTAACAATGAAAACTATGAAATAAAATGGGGAAAAAGTGAATAAACCAGGAGGCTTCAGTCATGAAATAACAGTGTATTGTAATGATTTTGCAATTTGTAATTCTTTATTTCTACAAATGGCCGAATATGCAGGGCGACATATGCACGGCATGGGATGCATAACTGAAACAGTCACAGTACCAGCGTGTGAGCAGTGGACTGTTTTGGCGGCAGATGAGTTTAACGTGAACCGGTGCCAGGCTGAACTCACCGGGTGAGAGCGTCGCGGACAGCCTGTCGTGCGAAGCGCTCCATCTGGATGTAGAAGAACTCCCTGAAGTTACTGAACCATTTAATCATCTGGGAGGTCACACAGCGGTTAAACTAGACAGTGGACAGGGGAACAGCAGTGGGAGAAGTGAGCGGCACGGGACAGCAACAGAGCGCCGGTGCTCGTTAGTTGAATTCATTGCCAGCGTCAACAGTGACTCATCAGTTTGAATTCAGAAAGTTACATATCCAACCTGTGACGTTCAGCGTAATACATAAAATATTATAAGGAAATATAAtgctatcatcatatgctttaGAAATAGTGCAGCtaacaaatgttttaaagaccaaaatgtatgtttttttgatCATTTTCTCGAAGTAAAGATATATAACTTACTattatttgtaataattttCTTACtcttatcatttattttattaaatgcatgaaatatgaaaatgcaAAATGTCATTTCATGCATTGGTTATGGatactaatatatatattttgttatttatccCATTGTATCTTTTGCTTTGGTTAAAGGTCATTAAACTTATGaccttaagtaaaagtaaataagGAACAAGTGAAGTAACACTAAATTCACAAATTGAAAGAGACAGTGAAATTTACAAAGGGAAAGTAACCTGTTAAACATGATATCTTATAAATAGTGTGTCATtaaataatgttattaaatTTATGTAAAAGCATGAATATTGACCAAAGTCAAACAAACCAAAAGTGTCCGAGCCATAGACTCAATTTATGAAGCTACTTTATatgaataaagatttttttttttgttctgtagTAAAGGGTCAAATCTGGTTTTGAATGAACTGTggctccatcacacacaccttGACATCAGGGAAGTAGGTCTTCAGGGTGTTGGAGCTGGGATAACGTGCGTAGAAGAACATGAGCTTGGCTTTCTTCAGATGACAGGGAGACAAGCCCTCCTGGGTGTATACATGAGGCCAGTCAAGGaaatacacacatcacacacatacactcgaacacacacatacactcgaacacacacacacagacatatacttagacacaaacgcacacaaaaaaGGATATTCCCCCAGCGCCCAGGTAAAGTTCCCCTCCGTCCATCCCTCCGACTCCTCTCATCCCCCCGTCCCCTctcatccccctctccctctccctgcctccGTGGGCGTGCCGGGCGAGGGCGGGGTCCAGGTGGCCGAGCAAGGAGAGCGGCGGGAAGGAGGGGTGGGACGCCGGGTGGGACGAGAACTCCAGGAAGGGGTCGGCGGTCAGGTAGTCCTTCCGGGGCGGCGGCATGTGGGGGAGCTGCGTGTGGTGGAGCGCGCgggagaagagctgctgcatgGAGTAGTGCAGCagcgggagagggagaggggggggaggagggggaggaggcggaggaggaggagggtgaggcgcgggaaaggaagaggaggaggtagaggaggaggatgaggacggATGGGAGGAGGGGTCCTTGGGCTGCGAGGTTGGAGGTAAGAggggagggtgagagagaggaggagggcgaggtAGTGAGGGGTGATGGAGGGTGAGGTTGGGGTGAGAGGGATTcaggtgggaggagaggggcgGGCCAAGGAGCGGGTGAGACTTCCGCATGTCGGGTGAACGTTGGACAGCCAATGGCATGGTCAGATCCGACGGCTCGGCGCGGTGCATCGGCCCCTGAGCCCCGATGCCCCCCCCGTTCCTCATCTTCTGGAgctgcttctctctttctccgtccTGTCctcccatcttctcctccttacCCCTGGTCTTCTCATCCCCTCTGCCTCTCGTTAACAGTCCCATCCAcactcccctctccctccctccgtcaaTGCCTGGATCAGatgggaggaaggagatggCGGCGGgcggggaggaaggagggaaatcGGTGGTTTCGGTGTAGAGGCGGAGAACTCGGTCGATGACTCGGGCCACAGCGCTGCCGAGCTCCAGCTTCAGTGCCTGAGCGAACTTCTGCCCGccctcctcaccctcatcctccatccctccatcccagTCTCCTCTCACCAGTCCTCCACAGTCCAACCACAGCCCCGCGCCCTCCATCAGGCCCTCCAGGTGcagtcctcctccacctctctccatcctcccttctctctcctttgGCCTCTCGTCTCTCCGCTTCTGGGCGTGGAAGTTTTCAAAAGGGGAAACGGAAAGAAGCGAGAAAGACTCCTTCTCCGTCTCTCCATCGTCAATGTCTTCTTCGTCATACATGCCTTCTGTGatgtcctcttcctccgtcaTCACCACCTCTCCATCCGCTGCTCCTCTGCTTCCATTCATGTGCCCCCTTTTCGTCTCCTCATCTACCATGTGCTTTTCCCCAAAAGCCCTCCATactttctcctgcaggagctgcagtctctctctcgcttcaTCCAGCTGTTCTTTCAGCTCTTCCCTCTCCCGTTTCctcccctccctgcctcccacGCGTCTCCTGCCTCCCTCGTCGGCCTCTCCGTCAGCCTCTCCGTCCCTCTGACGACTCTCCAGTTTCATCCTCTTCACTTTCAAGACGTCTTGGCTCCACTCTGCTGCGAGAACGGCGTCACTGTGCCTCTTCTTCACCGCCGACaagctctcctctccctccaggaccccttcctctcctccttcactccccTGCTCCACCTGTGCgttcctgtctcctccaccttcctccaAATCTCTGCCCTCAGGGTGTCTTGTGCTGAGCTGTGCTCCACTCCTCCGGGAGGCTCCCCCTggctgatggtggtggtggatgatGGGGAAGCCGGGCGGTCTGAAGGCAGGAGGAGGGCGACCTGCACTGGGCTGGGGATGCACTCCGGTGAGGTCCGTGGAGCTGAGAGTGGGAGCGAATGCCTGAATCTGGGAGGCGGAGTCGCCGAAAAGATCTGTGGGTGAATCCAtcgctgagggagagagagagacagagagagagagagagagagagagagagcgagagagagagagagacgatcaTGACTAGTTGTTGCTGAATTTTAAGGTGTTTTGCAACCGATTACCTGCAACAATTTCAACGACACAACTCTGTTTTCGATTCCACTTGTGATGTGCGATGGTGTCTCTATAGTCATGCAGatagttttggtttgtttttttgccctGAGACTCGGAgagagaatgggggggggggggggggggaagcatgcaGTAGGATTCAAGCCTCCCTATAGGTGGGGCCCGCCAGCTCACCGGATAGAGTGGCCCTGGCCCTGTCAGTCTAGAATGATAATCGAGAGACGTCAATGTAAACAGTTTACTTTGGATTCATAATGTACAAAAGAAACTGTCCTCATCAAAGGTTTTAACAGAGAATTCTGTGGGTAATCCGGCAAAAGGGGAAACTGCTGCTTTTGAATTTCTAACTTTGTCGAGGAGATGATGTTTTCACTCCCGTCcgtttgatatttttttaaggGGAATGATATGTATAGGTGTGTGACTTGGTTtgagcagcttgattgaattgaagggactgtcgggccttggaGGTATACGCTCTACTGACAGCCATTTTCAGCATTGAGAAATATACGTAATTTCATATAAAGACACCAAAACCATGTGCGTCACATGTCCGGGTAATGTCCTCTGCTTACCTGGACGGGGAAACGGGTCACGGCTCTATCGAAGGACACAGCCACTTCCACTCTAATGGTGAAGAGAATGAGCTGCAGCGTCCGTGCGTAGAGCTGAaaaatacacaagcacacacattgAGAGTGTAGACGAGTACGATTAAGTTAAGACAAGGACCAGAGGGAGAGCTGCAGTTCCGATCGAAACCCGATGGaagacagggacacagggagggtGTGAGTGCAGGTCAGCAGACCGGGGGCCAGGCTATGAGCTGGTGGTGCAGTAGGTTAACATCTGGCTCATGATCTTTGTCACATATCAGCCTCGTCCCTTCACGCTGtctttcctgtttctctcaATGATTTGGTGTTTAAGAAAGAGCAATCGTCCCAAAAACACATGCAATGAAAAGGACTAATAGATTCACATCAATGCTCTTAGTTTActacacaataataaaataaacatgtgtgGATGAGGATTCTGGCACTGAGTATAATAAAGAAAGAGCACCAATCACTGAACATAAAGGGTGAGGTAACAGCTGTTGTGTTATTGGATACTTAAGTGTATGATTCTGCCTGGTTTCCCTACAATACCTGGAAAAGCTTGTACAACTAATGCATTTCACTATTTAACcaagctcaaacacacacatcccccattccattttcttttttcagaacgtaaccttctctccctctggacGCCCCTTTCCcccctttccttcctctctatccctctctcatcctctcttcctctcctccctctgttatCAGTTCAGGCAGCTTGTTAAGCACTGTTTGATCAGAGTATTtaccatcaaacacacacacacacacacacacacacacacacacaaacacacacacacacattcgcacaaAAGCGAAAGAGGCTTGAGGGAGGACTAACAATGGTCAATGGTCCTTGGGGAGAGAAATGGACTGAGCGAGCGGCATGTACGTTTGCGaccgtgtgtgttggtgtgtgtgtgtgtgtgcgtgggtgtgtgtgtgtgtgtgtgttaacagtaGTCCTACTTAGCTTTGATAACACCCCTAATCCACTTCAGATGGATACACTACCACTCAcccaacaacagagagagggacggatggatggatgatgaaaATGGACAGATGTGAGGACAGACTGAGAGAGGTGCAGTCAGCGTGCGGCAATACGGCAAATGTGAACAcgcgggcacacacacacacacacacagacacacacacagagtttaaaTACACTTGATTTACAATGAAAGATATTATTTATtacaagatagatagatagatagatagatagatagatagatagatagatagatagatagatagatagatagatagatagatagatagatggatagattagATAGaaagattgatagatagatagatggatagatggatagatggatagatggatagatggatagatggaaagataccAGTGCAAAGGTCCCCTGATGCAACATGAAGAGAATAATCCTCCTATAAATAGCTAAATATCAATTATTCAAATGCCCTCTCTTCTCCACTATAATACAGCCCAGATGGTGAGCCGGCCAATGCGCTTATATCAGGGACAGATTAGCTTTTCAAAGCCAGTGGAAAGCTGCaccaaatacaaacacacaaccagcaaCCAAAAACGAAAGCTGTTAACCGCTAGATTATGATTTAAGGCCGGTGCACTTGGGCGGCTGTGGAGCTGTCACTGGGGGGGACGGACAGGACAGGGGGACGAGCGctgaattaaacacacacaagttgctGGTATTAAATAATGTGTGTCAGtaaattctttttttcaaattctaaTCTGGGTTTATGTGTTGACTGAACATGTGACTAAGACATAGGCCAGCGGGGGGAAATCGGAGGCTAACAGTTTACATCTCTaatctaaaatataatatattgggCCTGTTGGTCTATTTGCATACTTTTACTCctgtattatatgtattacaTTATATCAACGTATTGACATGTAACTACAAACACAAATCATGATGAAAGTAGACTGTGTCTGtctaaaatattcaatattctgTCAGGATGTATAATGGGTCACTCAGTTATATCTATAATTTTGATATTGATTAGGCTATATTGttgaatcaatcaattaatccatcaatcaatcaatttataTATCTAATTGATATTTAGCTACAGCTATTTATAGGAGGATTGCTGTCTTTATGGTGTTTCACTATTTCTATATTGATTGGgttatattgttctttcttttaatccatatatctatctctctatctatgtATCTGTCTAATTATCTATAACTTATGTTTTGTGATGGATTTTTGATATTAAAGAATCTATGCATCTACCATCAATCTATCTATTCATctgtataaatgaataaataaataaacgaatgaataaataataaaatgcttgAAGAATGCGCGTGGCAGCATCTGCCAGCTCTGTCACGCGAGAGGTATCCACTGTGGCTGCTCTCACGCACGAGCTGGTACTTTGTGTGCGAGTGCGTGTGCGCGCGCCCGTGTGGCGTCCTGTGACTAATTGGCAGCGGTGGACTAATGTCGCagagcaacaaacacacacacaaacacacaaacacacggacaaacggacatgaacacacacgcGGATGCTGTCACACATGAAGCTACTTTACAAGAATAAACAGAACTCACTGTGAGGCGCAGACAGGAGCTCCAGCGGCGTCCACTCACCCCGGGAGCCGTGCACTTCCAGCGGCCGCTCTCTGCGAGCTCTGCCTCGGTCACTTCAGCTGGCACCGGCCGGGCCTCGGAGCTCAGTGCGGGCAGAGCGGAACCAGcccctctctcgccctctctctctccctcgctctctctctctctctctctctctctcgctctctctctctctctctctcacactctctctctcttctcttttatttcttctttgttcCGCAACTCTCTCTAaatgtgtgccccccccccgcaccctcTTCTTCTTTACCTTCAcgcacctcctcttcttcactagTTGTGTCCCTGTTGTGCGATTTGTTCTGCTCACGCAACCAATCCCGTGTTCATCCTCACGCGCCGCTGCTGCCGCCGGTGTGGAGTGGGGTGGCGCGCGGTGGGCGGGCGAGCGCGAGAGCTGTGTCCACTTGACGGTCCGGTCCCTCCCATGCTggcatgaaacacacacacacacacacacacacacacacacacacacacgcgcacacacacacgcgcgcacacacacacacacaccgaagtCATTCTCACAGATTTCAAATGAACTCTTTTAGATAATTCATGACAGCAACAGTTTGTTACAGATGGCCGCTGCTCgctcaccacacacactcccacacgtAGAGACAGATACTTACAGTAGATCAATAACCCGGAACAACATCACCTGTCATTACTGTCCAGATGCAGATTTTCATTCCTACATCAGGGGCCACAAGACTCCTCAGTTCATTTGCCGTTGCTTCATCTCTATCATATCATagatttaatttaatccttTAAACATGGACACATCACATTATAAACTGTTTCTTCAAATCGATCAATGTTATTTTGCTGATGTGTTCCGCTACACACGGCCTCATGCACTTCTGTGCGTCccgggagagggatccctcatggctgtctctgaggtgttttaagttttttccattgttaaaagtttttctttactcttgttgaggtttaaggacagaggatgtcgcaccttgttaaacCCTAAATTGTGATATGTGAATATGGgttatatgaatacaaatttgattgattgatccaacatatcccatgattcattgcacttcagtAATGGACTGTTGTTCAAAGAGGTAACAGTGGCCAAAAGTGGGGGCAACAACGCCAGGAGaatcttcttttaaatgtaagAACACAACCAAACAGCTACCGGTACACATggtaaaaaacatcttttcaacatttttaatcaacCGATGGAGAGTTTTGATTATAGCTTTGTTGCTAGGTGACAGGCTGTAACAgcgggacaagctggtgatgcaATAGGGACACCAGACAGTCTCATTGTGGTCGGTTCATGGACACAGGTGCAGAGGGGCCTGTTATATGTTCAACTTCCATGTCCAATTCCTgatttaagtcattccttgttt
This sequence is a window from Platichthys flesus chromosome 24, fPlaFle2.1, whole genome shotgun sequence. Protein-coding genes within it:
- the prox3 gene encoding prospero homeobox 3 produces the protein MDSPTDLFGDSASQIQAFAPTLSSTDLTGVHPQPSAGRPPPAFRPPGFPIIHHHHQPGGASRRSGAQLSTRHPEGRDLEEGGGDRNAQVEQGSEGGEEGVLEGEESLSAVKKRHSDAVLAAEWSQDVLKVKRMKLESRQRDGEADGEADEGGRRRVGGREGRKREREELKEQLDEARERLQLLQEKVWRAFGEKHMVDEETKRGHMNGSRGAADGEVVMTEEEDITEGMYDEEDIDDGETEKESFSLLSVSPFENFHAQKRRDERPKEREGRMERGGGGLHLEGLMEGAGLWLDCGGLVRGDWDGGMEDEGEEGGQKFAQALKLELGSAVARVIDRVLRLYTETTDFPPSSPPAAISFLPSDPGIDGGRERGVWMGLLTRGRGDEKTRGKEEKMGGQDGEREKQLQKMRNGGGIGAQGPMHRAEPSDLTMPLAVQRSPDMRKSHPLLGPPLSSHLNPSHPNLTLHHPSLPRPPPLSHPPLLPPTSQPKDPSSHPSSSSSSTSSSSFPAPHPPPPPPPPPPPPPLPLPLLHYSMQQLFSRALHHTQLPHMPPPRKDYLTADPFLEFSSHPASHPSFPPLSLLGHLDPALARHAHGGRERERGMRGDGGMRGVGGMDGGELYLGAGGVYTQEGLSPCHLKKAKLMFFYARYPSSNTLKTYFPDVKFNRCVTSQMIKWFSNFREFFYIQMERFARQAVRDALTRDGAARLSRETQMRVGRDTELYRILNMHYNKSNIYQVPERFIEVADVALREFYSAIWTGRDSDPCWKKGIYKIICKLDSPVPDAFRLPGCPVG